One window of the Dehalococcoidia bacterium genome contains the following:
- a CDS encoding NAD-dependent epimerase/dehydratase family protein, giving the protein MKNVVVTGASGYLGQQLISRLERDDSVERIIGISRRAPKVSSSKLKFYSHDIREPFDKIFAENNVDSAIHLAFTVGAARDVKAARAIDVDGSKNFLNACKKASVKKVSFLSSYTAYGAYPENTQKPLAEDAPLRPNAGFQYPHHKAEVDKMFQEFMKQNSDTCVSILRASAVAGPESDGGPLAAFLRNPVAVCIKGYDPEWQFVHEEDLVEITVFLLKKGHKGVFNVAGDGAVLYSEMMSKIGKRCIALPNKVSAFITNLTWYLHLQNESPSGKSSDILMYPMVLSTEKLKKETGFKFKHTGDEAFQSFVDAARKRSNH; this is encoded by the coding sequence GAACGTTGTTGTTACGGGCGCATCCGGGTATCTCGGTCAGCAGTTGATAAGCCGTTTGGAACGCGACGATAGTGTCGAGCGCATAATAGGGATAAGCAGGAGAGCCCCCAAGGTCTCATCGTCCAAGCTTAAGTTCTACTCCCACGATATTCGCGAACCTTTCGATAAGATTTTCGCCGAGAACAATGTCGATTCAGCTATCCACCTCGCTTTCACGGTCGGGGCCGCGCGCGATGTAAAGGCCGCTCGAGCGATAGATGTCGACGGCTCAAAGAATTTCCTCAATGCGTGCAAGAAGGCTTCGGTGAAGAAAGTCTCCTTTCTCAGCAGCTATACGGCTTACGGGGCTTATCCTGAGAACACACAAAAACCGCTAGCTGAAGACGCTCCCCTTAGACCGAACGCCGGGTTCCAGTATCCTCATCACAAAGCTGAGGTGGATAAAATGTTCCAGGAGTTCATGAAGCAGAATTCGGATACATGCGTTTCGATTCTGCGCGCCTCGGCAGTAGCCGGGCCTGAGAGCGACGGAGGGCCTCTGGCAGCTTTCTTAAGGAATCCCGTTGCCGTATGTATCAAGGGCTATGATCCGGAGTGGCAGTTCGTGCATGAGGAAGACCTTGTGGAGATCACGGTTTTCCTGCTGAAGAAGGGGCACAAGGGAGTGTTCAACGTAGCCGGCGACGGAGCCGTCCTTTATTCCGAGATGATGTCCAAGATAGGAAAGAGGTGCATCGCGCTGCCTAATAAAGTGAGCGCCTTTATCACCAATCTGACCTGGTATCTGCATCTGCAGAACGAGTCGCCAAGCGGCAAATCATCCGACATATTGATGTACCCGATGGTATTAAGTACCGAAAAGCTGAAGAAGGAGACCGGATTTAAGTTCAAGCATACTGGAGATGAGGCATTCCAGTCATTTGTCGATGCCGCAAGAAAACGGTCGAATCACTGA
- a CDS encoding NAD-dependent epimerase/dehydratase family protein, protein MKNVAITGVSGYLGTLLAKRILQEPEVEHLIGMDIKEPDIQSPKFTFIKHDVRQPFGNILSENKIDTAIHFAFIVAPIHAEAMAHEINIKGSQNFMAAAAEAKVEQVFYMGSYSAYGAWRDNPTFTEDMPLKPNPDFPYPSDKAEVDHMFQKFATEHPDIKVTIGRTAAVTGPGGAKCGLTVLFLPVMIKPIGLDSTWQFIHEDDLVDIITLLAKQRKAGIFNFTAQGAYKYSEIIKMLGKPSISLPSWLLYWGIKITWRLKLQSKAQAGALRMIQYSTLMSGEKLIKETGYKYRYTGPEAFDIFLEVMGKKKPASCSCQE, encoded by the coding sequence ATGAAGAACGTAGCGATCACCGGCGTCTCCGGATATCTCGGCACCCTGCTGGCCAAAAGGATTTTACAGGAACCGGAGGTGGAGCACCTCATCGGAATGGATATCAAAGAACCCGATATCCAATCACCCAAATTCACCTTTATTAAGCACGACGTGAGACAGCCTTTCGGTAACATCTTATCTGAAAACAAAATCGACACGGCGATACATTTTGCGTTCATCGTAGCCCCTATACATGCCGAAGCAATGGCGCACGAAATAAATATAAAAGGCTCCCAGAACTTCATGGCTGCCGCCGCCGAGGCCAAGGTGGAGCAGGTATTCTACATGGGCAGTTATTCGGCCTATGGGGCATGGCGTGATAATCCCACATTCACCGAGGATATGCCGCTTAAGCCCAACCCCGATTTCCCCTACCCGTCAGATAAGGCCGAGGTTGATCACATGTTTCAGAAATTCGCCACGGAGCACCCGGATATCAAGGTAACCATAGGCCGAACGGCGGCGGTGACGGGACCCGGCGGCGCTAAATGCGGCCTAACAGTGCTATTCCTTCCTGTAATGATCAAACCCATAGGTCTTGATTCAACATGGCAATTCATCCACGAAGATGACCTGGTCGATATAATCACACTCCTGGCTAAACAAAGGAAGGCAGGAATATTCAACTTTACAGCCCAGGGCGCATACAAATATTCCGAGATAATAAAAATGCTGGGGAAACCTTCTATCTCTTTGCCCTCCTGGCTTCTTTACTGGGGCATTAAGATAACATGGCGGCTAAAGCTGCAGTCCAAGGCACAGGCCGGCGCATTGCGTATGATCCAATATTCTACACTAATGAGCGGCGAGAAATTAATCAAGGAGACGGGCTACAAATACCGCTACACGGGACCGGAGGCGTTCGACATATTCCTAGAGGTCATGGGCAAAAAGAAGCCTGCAAGCTGCAGTTGCCAAGAGTAA
- a CDS encoding NADH:flavin oxidoreductase, protein MTDVKQMKVFTPGKIGSLQLRNRTIRAGCFEGMCPNATPGEALLKHHQAVAHGGIGMTTVSYCAVAKDGVAFGHEMYMRPEIIPILKKMTDAIHAEGAAASVQLGHCGFFANKSAAGYTPMGPSRKFCMFRYSICRPMTEEDMNRVREDFGKAAQMAREAGFDAVEIHAGHGYLLSQFLSPWTNSRKDQYGGSLENRMRFPASVIEHVRKVMGPDFPILVKMNTEDGFKNGITIDEAVQVAKRFEQAGASALIPSCGFTAKTSFHMMRGNLPKKEYIKYEKNIVTKIGLQLFAGLILKIVPFEEMFLFDLSKQIKNAVKIPVVYVGGVCSLDNMKKVMDEGFEFLELGRATIKDPDFVNRLIAGEITASDCDHCNKCVAEMSGPNGVKCVCNELAAAGAATK, encoded by the coding sequence ATGACAGACGTAAAGCAGATGAAAGTATTTACCCCCGGCAAAATCGGCTCACTTCAACTTCGTAATCGAACTATCAGAGCCGGTTGTTTTGAGGGCATGTGTCCCAACGCAACGCCGGGTGAAGCCCTTCTCAAACATCACCAGGCCGTAGCGCACGGCGGCATAGGCATGACCACCGTGTCATATTGCGCCGTAGCTAAAGACGGCGTTGCTTTCGGTCATGAGATGTATATGCGACCGGAAATAATACCAATCCTTAAAAAAATGACCGATGCCATACACGCGGAGGGAGCTGCCGCCAGTGTACAGTTAGGACACTGCGGCTTCTTTGCTAACAAATCCGCGGCCGGTTATACGCCCATGGGACCGTCACGCAAGTTCTGCATGTTCCGTTACAGCATCTGCCGACCCATGACCGAAGAAGATATGAACAGGGTCAGGGAGGACTTCGGCAAAGCGGCCCAGATGGCGCGCGAGGCCGGCTTCGATGCCGTTGAGATACACGCCGGACACGGCTATCTGCTCAGCCAGTTCCTATCGCCGTGGACCAACAGCCGCAAGGATCAATACGGCGGATCGCTGGAGAACCGCATGAGATTCCCGGCATCGGTAATAGAACACGTCAGGAAGGTGATGGGCCCGGACTTTCCGATACTGGTCAAGATGAACACCGAAGACGGCTTTAAGAACGGTATCACAATCGATGAAGCCGTACAGGTAGCAAAGCGCTTCGAACAGGCGGGAGCGAGCGCGCTGATCCCAAGCTGCGGGTTCACCGCCAAGACCTCGTTCCACATGATGCGAGGGAACCTGCCCAAGAAAGAATACATTAAGTACGAAAAGAATATCGTCACAAAAATAGGCTTGCAACTTTTTGCCGGCCTCATATTAAAGATCGTCCCCTTCGAGGAGATGTTCCTCTTCGATCTATCAAAACAGATAAAGAACGCCGTTAAGATCCCCGTTGTATACGTCGGCGGTGTATGCTCTCTCGATAACATGAAAAAGGTTATGGATGAAGGTTTCGAATTCCTTGAGCTCGGCCGGGCTACCATAAAAGATCCCGACTTCGTTAACAGGCTGATAGCCGGTGAGATAACGGCCTCCGACTGCGACCATTGCAACAAGTGCGTCGCCGAAATGTCAGGGCCCAACGGCGTCAAGTGCGTATGCAATGAACTCGCGGCGGCAGGGGCGGCAACAAAGTAG
- a CDS encoding radical SAM protein gives MKDNCPTCDRPATIGAPYVRVAPDTHEKLSILSQDSQYDLACACGVNETDARRRSRDDRWIYPVTFENGRKTFLFKTLVSNECLNDCRYCPLRVGIDSRRCTLTPEETAKAFLEYYRARRVQGIFLTSGMTNTPDDSMDRIIAAADILRRGGFRGYMHLKVIPGASDAAVERAVSLASAVSINIETAGEEHFQKLGRSKNYLDDIIRPMKLISKLTEPESRYSRVHQTTQFVVGASDETDSEIVKYSWGLYKRLGLNRVYFSAYQRGLGEEGLPGERSALSNADLLNREHRLYQTDWLIRKYGFSEEEIPFESDGNLSLTTDPKELWAMRHPEVFPIDINRADKFELLRVPGLGPVTVNTILRLRKNGGRIRSMDALGTVGKRLGKAQEYVKFGY, from the coding sequence ATGAAGGACAACTGCCCCACCTGCGATAGGCCGGCGACCATCGGCGCGCCCTATGTCCGCGTTGCGCCGGACACGCATGAGAAGCTGTCGATCTTATCGCAGGATTCGCAGTACGACCTGGCCTGCGCCTGCGGCGTGAATGAGACCGACGCACGCCGCCGCTCCAGGGACGACAGGTGGATATACCCCGTCACGTTTGAGAACGGGCGCAAGACCTTCCTCTTCAAAACGCTGGTATCCAACGAATGCCTGAATGACTGCCGCTACTGCCCGCTGCGGGTCGGCATCGACAGCAGGCGCTGCACACTGACGCCGGAAGAAACAGCTAAAGCCTTCCTCGAATACTACCGCGCGCGACGCGTGCAGGGCATCTTCCTCACCAGCGGCATGACGAATACGCCGGACGATTCTATGGATCGGATTATCGCCGCCGCCGACATTTTACGGAGGGGCGGTTTCAGAGGCTACATGCACCTCAAGGTCATCCCCGGCGCATCGGACGCCGCCGTCGAGCGGGCCGTGTCGCTGGCCAGCGCCGTTTCCATCAACATCGAGACGGCGGGCGAGGAGCACTTTCAAAAGCTTGGCCGCAGCAAGAACTACCTGGACGATATCATCCGACCGATGAAGCTCATAAGCAAGCTGACCGAGCCGGAGTCGAGATACAGCCGCGTGCATCAAACGACCCAGTTCGTCGTCGGCGCATCGGATGAGACCGACAGCGAGATCGTAAAATACTCGTGGGGCCTTTACAAACGGCTGGGGCTCAACCGCGTGTACTTCAGCGCCTACCAGCGCGGGCTGGGCGAAGAGGGGCTGCCCGGCGAGCGGTCAGCGCTGAGCAACGCCGACCTGCTGAACCGCGAGCACCGGCTTTACCAGACCGACTGGCTCATACGCAAGTACGGCTTCAGCGAGGAGGAGATACCTTTCGAGAGCGACGGCAACCTGTCGCTGACGACCGACCCGAAAGAGCTGTGGGCCATGCGCCATCCCGAGGTGTTCCCTATCGATATCAACCGCGCCGACAAGTTCGAGCTGCTGCGCGTCCCCGGGCTGGGGCCGGTTACGGTGAATACGATATTACGCCTGCGCAAGAACGGTGGCAGGATTCGCTCGATGGACGCGCTGGGAACGGTAGGCAAGCGGCTCGGCAAAGCACAAGAATACGTTAAGTTTGGATATTAG
- a CDS encoding SDR family NAD(P)-dependent oxidoreductase, with product MKKAIIIGASSGMGRDLAKVLVRHDYIVGITGRRTELLQELQAELSDKCHMRTMNVADTPNAIATFNDLVAEMGGVDLVVISAGTGHGTPDLQWPNEKDTIDTNVLGFTAIADTAFNYFVQQGRGHLVGISSIAAIRGGRYAPAYNASKAYVCNYLEGLRHMAMKTKLPIYVTDIQPGFVDTRMAQGDNIFWRASTEKAAQQIYRAIERKKPHAYVTRRWRLIAWVMKVMPNWFYRMG from the coding sequence ATGAAAAAAGCCATCATCATCGGCGCGTCATCCGGCATGGGGCGTGATCTGGCCAAAGTCCTCGTCCGACACGACTACATCGTCGGCATCACCGGCCGCCGCACCGAGCTGCTGCAGGAGCTGCAAGCTGAGCTTTCGGACAAATGCCATATGCGAACCATGAACGTCGCCGACACGCCGAACGCCATCGCAACATTCAACGATCTCGTCGCCGAGATGGGCGGAGTCGATCTGGTGGTCATCAGCGCCGGCACCGGCCACGGCACCCCCGACCTGCAATGGCCCAACGAGAAAGATACCATCGACACGAATGTCCTCGGCTTCACCGCGATCGCCGACACCGCCTTCAACTACTTCGTCCAGCAGGGCCGCGGCCACCTCGTCGGCATATCATCGATAGCGGCGATACGCGGCGGGCGCTACGCCCCGGCCTACAACGCCTCCAAGGCCTACGTCTGCAACTATCTGGAGGGGCTGCGCCACATGGCCATGAAGACAAAACTGCCCATCTACGTGACCGACATCCAGCCCGGATTCGTGGACACGCGCATGGCGCAGGGGGATAACATATTCTGGCGAGCGTCGACTGAAAAGGCCGCGCAGCAGATATACCGCGCCATCGAGAGGAAGAAGCCGCACGCCTATGTCACGCGACGCTGGCGGCTCATCGCCTGGGTAATGAAGGTCATGCCGAATTGGTTTTACAGAATGGGATAG
- a CDS encoding FAD-dependent oxidoreductase, producing the protein MNKYPTLFSQGSIGKLKLKNRLVMNAMGTVLTDGTGNPSQRMLDYYRARAAGGIGLVTTQCAGVSKDGSPGWELGIYNDSFIPGIKSVVDTIHQAGSKASIQLMHNGLLITFSGFVPEGMIIKVPSITPWLNPVWKYSEITEEEIERYIDDFAQAARRAKEAGADAVELHACHGCLVSTFMSPITNRRTDKYGGSKENRLRFAKRIVEQINKATGKAFPLIVKINATDDLEGGISMEEVLYQAKELEKAGANAISVSSSLEFWCASSIPCYAYPDGAMLALAEKVKKAVKIPVIVAGKIDAALGEKTLKAGKADFIAMGRPVLADPELPNKLRAGKLDEICPCVYCNNCVKTDPGAGPCSVNPFLFREAKLPFPKADKAKTIMVVGGGIAGMEAAILMSQRGHKVSLHEKGTTLGGQWTIAANVPGKERFNDFTAYLERQLKKSSVKVKMKSEIKKEDIVGSRPDAVVIATGAVPCSLPIKGADGKNVVQALDVITGKAKIKGKCVVIGGRFIGLEVALLLAEQGKDVTIVTKAMLGENGSKLERMTYRTLARKLIDLRMPMFVNTSVIEISDKAVTMNWGGEIFSIPADTVILAVGAKAVNNLVQEIEGLAPEIHVIGDAANPSDAAAAVATAAKLAAKI; encoded by the coding sequence ATGAACAAATATCCAACGTTATTCAGCCAGGGCAGCATCGGGAAGCTCAAACTGAAGAACAGGCTCGTAATGAACGCTATGGGAACGGTCCTCACCGACGGGACGGGAAACCCCTCCCAGCGCATGCTCGATTACTACAGAGCCCGCGCCGCCGGAGGCATCGGGCTCGTCACGACCCAGTGCGCCGGCGTCAGCAAGGACGGCTCGCCCGGCTGGGAGCTCGGCATATATAACGATTCGTTCATACCCGGCATCAAGTCCGTAGTCGACACGATACATCAAGCCGGAAGCAAGGCCTCCATCCAGCTCATGCACAACGGATTACTGATCACCTTCAGCGGATTCGTGCCCGAAGGCATGATTATCAAGGTTCCGTCTATAACGCCGTGGCTGAACCCTGTCTGGAAATACTCCGAGATTACGGAGGAAGAGATAGAGCGCTACATAGACGACTTCGCCCAGGCGGCGCGGCGCGCCAAGGAAGCCGGAGCCGACGCCGTCGAGTTGCACGCCTGCCACGGCTGTCTGGTCAGCACGTTCATGTCGCCGATAACCAATCGCCGCACCGATAAATACGGCGGCTCAAAGGAAAACCGGCTGCGTTTCGCGAAACGAATCGTTGAGCAGATAAATAAAGCCACCGGCAAGGCCTTCCCTCTCATCGTTAAGATAAACGCCACGGACGACCTCGAAGGCGGCATCTCCATGGAAGAGGTGCTGTATCAGGCCAAGGAACTTGAAAAAGCCGGCGCGAACGCCATCTCTGTCTCTTCCAGTCTCGAGTTCTGGTGTGCTTCGAGCATACCTTGCTACGCGTATCCCGACGGCGCGATGCTGGCTCTGGCCGAGAAAGTGAAAAAGGCGGTCAAGATACCCGTAATCGTAGCCGGCAAGATCGACGCCGCACTCGGCGAGAAAACACTAAAGGCCGGCAAGGCCGATTTCATCGCTATGGGACGACCGGTGCTGGCCGACCCGGAACTGCCCAACAAGCTGCGCGCGGGCAAGCTCGATGAGATATGCCCGTGTGTTTACTGCAACAACTGCGTCAAGACCGACCCGGGAGCGGGGCCGTGTTCGGTGAACCCGTTCCTCTTCCGCGAGGCCAAGCTGCCATTTCCGAAGGCCGATAAGGCCAAGACAATAATGGTTGTCGGCGGAGGCATCGCGGGCATGGAGGCGGCCATCCTCATGTCGCAGCGCGGCCACAAAGTATCGCTGCACGAGAAAGGCACCACGCTTGGAGGCCAGTGGACCATCGCGGCCAACGTGCCGGGCAAAGAGCGTTTTAACGACTTCACCGCGTACCTCGAGCGACAGCTGAAGAAATCCAGCGTCAAGGTGAAGATGAAATCCGAGATCAAAAAGGAAGACATCGTCGGTTCCAGGCCCGACGCTGTAGTGATCGCAACAGGAGCCGTCCCCTGCTCCCTCCCGATCAAGGGCGCGGACGGCAAGAACGTGGTTCAGGCACTCGATGTCATAACCGGCAAAGCCAAGATTAAGGGCAAATGCGTAGTCATCGGCGGGCGCTTCATCGGGCTGGAGGTCGCTCTGCTGCTGGCCGAACAGGGCAAGGACGTGACGATTGTGACCAAGGCGATGCTGGGAGAGAACGGCAGCAAGCTGGAGCGCATGACCTACCGCACGCTGGCGCGCAAGCTCATCGACCTGCGCATGCCGATGTTCGTCAATACAAGCGTAATCGAGATTTCCGATAAGGCCGTGACCATGAACTGGGGCGGCGAGATATTCTCCATCCCTGCCGATACCGTTATCCTGGCCGTGGGCGCAAAGGCTGTCAACAATCTGGTACAGGAAATCGAAGGCCTGGCGCCCGAAATCCACGTCATCGGCGACGCGGCCAATCCCAGCGACGCGGCGGCTGCGGTGGCCACCGCGGCAAAGCTAGCCGCGAAGATATAA
- a CDS encoding ABC transporter permease subunit: MNRYLFAFGLRSSRGGLIAWSIFFILYGILMVYLFNPMQDIADTIAEYAEQFGAMFEIFAGDIGSLLNPDGTLSLGKWLSLEYLSMWPMMMAVYAIFFGGNIVAREADKGTLDMLLSQPVKRTHVIMSRFAVFPLLLLGVVAASLIGIVIGMAIIGTTTDIAGICLVFLPGVLLPLAVASYSMLFSCIFLEPRKVLMAAGSLTGLFFLLNILSDTIDSLDWIGYLSIFHYYAPGEIAADFNVDWLGIGVYIAIIAICTVASIFVFQRRDIAA; this comes from the coding sequence ATGAACCGCTATCTGTTCGCTTTCGGTCTCAGATCCAGCCGCGGGGGGCTCATAGCCTGGTCTATCTTCTTCATCCTCTACGGCATCCTGATGGTATACCTGTTCAACCCGATGCAGGACATCGCCGATACCATAGCCGAGTACGCCGAGCAGTTCGGCGCCATGTTCGAGATATTCGCCGGCGACATCGGCTCGCTGCTCAATCCGGACGGCACACTGTCTCTCGGCAAATGGCTCTCGCTGGAGTATCTCTCGATGTGGCCCATGATGATGGCGGTCTACGCCATCTTCTTTGGCGGCAACATCGTGGCCCGCGAGGCAGACAAAGGAACGCTGGACATGCTGCTCTCTCAGCCGGTGAAACGCACCCATGTCATTATGAGCAGGTTCGCCGTGTTCCCGCTGCTGCTGCTGGGCGTGGTAGCGGCCTCGCTTATCGGGATTGTAATCGGCATGGCTATAATAGGCACAACGACGGATATCGCCGGCATATGCCTGGTCTTCCTGCCCGGCGTACTGTTGCCGCTGGCCGTGGCCAGCTACTCGATGCTGTTCTCCTGCATTTTCCTTGAGCCGCGCAAGGTGCTGATGGCCGCCGGCTCGCTTACCGGCCTGTTCTTCCTGCTCAACATCTTATCCGACACCATCGACAGCCTTGACTGGATCGGATATCTGTCGATCTTCCACTATTACGCGCCCGGCGAGATAGCCGCCGACTTCAACGTCGACTGGCTGGGTATCGGCGTTTATATAGCGATAATCGCCATATGTACCGTAGCCTCGATATTCGTCTTCCAGCGCCGCGACATAGCGGCCTAG
- a CDS encoding ABC transporter ATP-binding protein: MDVIHTSELTKYYGKVRGIENLNLNIVKGEIFGFLGPNGAGKTTTIRILVDLIRPTRGSARIFGLDVQKHSVEIRKRIGNLPGDVSLYEHLTGDEFLNLMSSLHENHSGKRKRALAKRLDLDLSRRIKTYSKGMKQKVAIIQAMMNDPELLILDEPTSGLDPLVQREFYDLLKREQSRGKTIFFSSHILPEVERVCDRVGLLRKGVLVDVESIDNLKSKRVRKLELTLKEEVSEERLTIPGVEISRIDGRHIEVFVHGHIGDLMPKLAALPLEDVIFPEATLEDTFMKFYSGGKAE, encoded by the coding sequence TTGGATGTAATCCATACCTCAGAGTTAACCAAGTACTACGGCAAAGTCCGCGGCATCGAGAATCTGAACCTGAATATCGTCAAGGGAGAGATTTTCGGGTTCCTGGGCCCCAACGGTGCCGGAAAAACAACGACCATACGCATACTTGTCGACCTGATACGCCCCACCCGCGGCAGCGCCAGGATATTCGGCCTCGACGTGCAGAAGCACTCCGTCGAGATACGCAAGCGCATCGGCAACCTGCCCGGCGACGTATCGCTTTACGAGCATCTCACCGGCGACGAGTTCCTTAACCTCATGAGCAGCCTGCACGAGAATCACTCGGGTAAGCGAAAACGGGCGCTGGCCAAACGGCTCGACCTCGATCTGTCGCGCAGGATCAAAACATACTCCAAGGGTATGAAGCAGAAAGTGGCCATCATCCAGGCCATGATGAACGACCCCGAGCTGCTTATCCTGGACGAGCCCACGAGCGGCCTCGATCCGCTGGTTCAGCGCGAGTTCTACGACCTTCTCAAGCGCGAACAGAGCCGCGGCAAAACTATCTTCTTCTCATCGCACATACTGCCCGAGGTGGAACGCGTATGCGACAGGGTCGGGCTGCTGCGAAAAGGCGTGCTGGTCGATGTCGAGAGCATCGATAACCTCAAGTCGAAACGCGTGCGAAAGCTTGAGTTGACCCTTAAGGAAGAGGTCTCTGAGGAACGATTGACGATACCCGGCGTCGAGATATCACGCATCGACGGCAGGCATATCGAGGTGTTTGTGCACGGCCACATCGGCGACCTCATGCCGAAACTGGCCGCATTACCTCTGGAGGACGTGATATTCCCCGAGGCCACACTGGAGGATACTTTCATGAAGTTCTACAGCGGGGGGAAGGCGGAATGA
- a CDS encoding NAD(P)/FAD-dependent oxidoreductase, which yields MTRESCDVLVIGSGIGGLSAAALLVASGYKTIVVEKSPRIGGRYSTIDHKGFKITTGAIEIEMGGVIQKVFDAVDAKFEATVASTFKYRIDGRDYDMPAKGGMRAFISALAENEEETNRVMGGMKKALAWQEPADNISLRQWVQQYTENERIARAFWALVSPTHFVNDDELSAGKFFAYLKAPKASAVGIAPRGPLELMESLRKGIEARGGQVWTQSQVTKIVVEDGKAVGAAVKRDGESVDIAAKAVISNAGPRKTVDLAGADNFDRWYLNLMKDTLHPAPFIAVHAASDEPLVDCDSIVFVLGRRLSCMNTPSIACPELAPKGKHLLMAGGTPLSSLPPYDVQADKEQIVAELKQEIPDFDKRAELLMVSYFRGDVPGYHSWPGLDMPQKTPILNLYNVGDGVKPAGWIGLPACAKSAEMVVEDIKWRVKLG from the coding sequence ATGACGCGTGAGAGTTGCGACGTACTGGTTATCGGTTCAGGGATAGGGGGGCTGTCGGCGGCGGCGCTGCTGGTAGCATCGGGATATAAAACAATCGTCGTAGAGAAATCGCCGCGTATCGGGGGACGTTACTCCACCATCGACCATAAGGGTTTCAAGATCACCACCGGCGCCATCGAGATAGAGATGGGCGGCGTGATACAGAAGGTGTTCGATGCCGTGGATGCCAAGTTCGAAGCTACGGTAGCGTCTACGTTTAAATATCGCATAGATGGCAGGGATTACGATATGCCGGCCAAGGGCGGCATGCGGGCATTCATATCGGCGTTGGCGGAGAACGAAGAGGAAACGAATCGCGTTATGGGCGGGATGAAAAAGGCGCTGGCATGGCAGGAGCCCGCCGACAACATATCGCTCAGGCAGTGGGTGCAGCAGTACACCGAGAACGAACGTATCGCCCGCGCCTTCTGGGCGCTTGTCAGCCCGACGCATTTTGTTAATGACGACGAGCTGTCCGCCGGTAAGTTCTTCGCCTATTTGAAAGCTCCGAAGGCATCGGCTGTCGGCATTGCGCCGCGCGGCCCGCTGGAGCTGATGGAGTCGCTGCGAAAGGGCATCGAGGCCAGGGGCGGACAGGTGTGGACTCAGTCGCAGGTTACAAAGATAGTGGTGGAGGATGGCAAGGCTGTCGGCGCCGCGGTCAAGCGCGACGGCGAGTCGGTCGATATCGCGGCCAAGGCTGTTATCAGCAACGCCGGCCCGCGCAAGACAGTTGATCTGGCCGGCGCCGATAACTTCGATCGCTGGTATTTAAATCTCATGAAAGATACGTTGCATCCCGCGCCTTTCATCGCGGTTCACGCCGCCAGCGACGAGCCGCTGGTAGATTGCGACTCAATCGTGTTCGTGCTGGGGCGCAGGCTTAGCTGCATGAACACGCCGAGCATCGCATGTCCCGAGCTGGCGCCAAAGGGTAAACACCTGCTCATGGCCGGCGGCACGCCGCTGTCGTCACTGCCGCCGTACGATGTACAGGCGGACAAGGAGCAGATTGTCGCCGAGCTCAAACAGGAAATTCCTGATTTTGATAAGCGCGCCGAGCTTTTGATGGTGAGCTATTTCCGCGGCGATGTGCCCGGCTATCACAGCTGGCCGGGGTTAGACATGCCGCAGAAGACGCCGATTCTTAATCTGTATAACGTTGGTGACGGCGTTAAACCGGCAGGCTGGATCGGTCTTCCTGCCTGTGCTAAGAGCGCCGAGATGGTCGTCGAGGACATCAAGTGGCGGGTGAAGTTAGGGTGA
- the mscL gene encoding large-conductance mechanosensitive channel protein MscL, with protein sequence MFKEFKEFAMRGNMIDMAIGIVIGAAFGAIISSLVSDIIMPPIGMALGDLDFSNLFWVMREGDVAGPYATIQAAHDAGAVTFNYGKFILTLINFIIIALCIFVLVRSINKMHRPKEVKPGEPTTKECPYCQSAISIKASRCAFCTSQLEQK encoded by the coding sequence ATGTTCAAGGAGTTCAAGGAATTCGCCATGCGCGGCAATATGATCGACATGGCAATCGGCATTGTCATCGGCGCTGCCTTCGGCGCCATCATATCATCGCTGGTGTCCGATATCATAATGCCGCCCATAGGTATGGCACTCGGCGATCTGGATTTCTCCAATCTTTTCTGGGTCATGAGAGAGGGAGATGTCGCCGGTCCTTACGCTACAATACAAGCGGCGCATGATGCCGGAGCCGTCACTTTCAACTACGGCAAGTTCATCCTGACGCTTATCAACTTCATAATCATCGCTTTATGTATTTTCGTCCTGGTTCGCTCAATAAACAAGATGCACCGGCCAAAGGAAGTTAAGCCCGGCGAGCCGACAACCAAGGAGTGCCCTTACTGCCAGTCTGCGATATCAATTAAGGCCAGCCGCTGCGCCTTCTGCACCTCTCAGTTAGAGCAGAAATAG